The Streptomyces sp. HUAS MG91 sequence GCGGGCTCGACCGGCCGACCTCGGGCAGCGTTCACCTCGACGGCACCGACCTCGCGGCGCTCTCCGAGGCGAAGCTGACGAAGGTGCGCAGCGAGAAGATCGGGTTCGTCTTCCAGTCCTTCAACCTCATTCCGACGCTGACCGCGCAGGAGAACGTGGAGACCGCGCTGGTGCCGCTGGGGCTGAAGGTGGCGGAGCGGCGTGAGCGGGCGGCGGAGGCGTTGAAGTCGGTGGGTCTGGGTGAGCGGCTCACTCATCTGCCGTCGGAGATGTCGGGTGGTCAGCAGCAGCGTGTGGCGATCGCGCGGGCGCTGGTGAAGAACCCGAAGGTGCTGCTCGCGGACGAGCCCACCGGCAACCTGGACGAGTCGATGCGGGACGAGATCATGGACGTACTGGAGACCCAGTGGAAGGAGCACGGGCTCACGTTCATCATGGTCACCCACGACTCGGCGATCGCCCGCAAGGCCCCGCGCCTCGCGACCATCCGCAAGGGCCTGATCTCGGTCTCGGAGAACGTGAGCGCGGCCTAGGAACGGGCTCGATTCGGGTCTCATCCCGTTCTCATCCACGCCTCACAGAACCCTTACAGCCGCTCAATACGGTTCCGCTGATTCCTTCCAGCGCCCCGATTCCGCGGGCCGTCACCGGCGAGGCTGCCACATGTTCTTCACCTACCTCAGGCGTGAGTTGCGCCGCCGCAGAAAGGCGGCCCTGGTCGTCGCCTCGGGGCTCGCCCTCGGCATCGCGCTCGTCATCGTCGTCAGCTCCGTGTCCTCCGGCATGAACAAGGCCCAGGACAAGGTCCTCCAGTCCCTGTACGGCCTCGGCACCGACATGACCGTCACCAAGGCGGCCGCGGCGCAGACGGGGGACAACGGGCGGCCGAACTTCAAGTTCGACGCCAGGGAGGGTGATTCCGACTCCGACAAGCAGTCCACCGACCGGGTCATGGTCCAGGGCTTCCAGACGCTCGCCTCCTCCACGGTCACCGAGGTGGCCGACCAGAAGGGCGTCGCCGACACCGTGGGCGGCCTCAACCTCCAGGTCATGAAGGTCAGCGGGCAGTTCACGCGCGGTCAGTTCAAGCAGGACCAGAGCCAGGGGCAGCAGGGCCAGGACGGCCCCGGAGGCCGCAGCGGCGGCAACGGCCAGCCGCAGGGCCGCGTCGAGGGCGGCGGCGCCAACTTCGCCGTCAACTCCTTCTCGGTGTACGGCACCGACGTCACCAAGCAGAACCTCGGCCCGCTGACCACCTCGAAGATCACCAAGGGGCGGACGTTCAAGACGTCCGAGACCGACGCCAAGGTGGCCGTCGCCGACGCCTCGTACGCGAAGGAGAAGAAGCTCGCCGTCGGTGACAACGTCACCATCCACGGGACGAAGTTCAAGGTCGTCGGCGTCTCCACCGCGGACAGCGGCGACTCGGCGGCCAACCTCTACATCCCGCTGAAGCAGGCGCAGACCGTCGCCGACATGAAGAACAAGGTGACGACGGTCTACGTCAAGGCGACCGACTCGCAGCAGATCGACGCGGTGAAGTCGACCATCAGCAAGAACATCTCGGGCACGACGGTCACCACCTCCGCGGACCTCGCGAAGACCGTCTCCGGCTCGCTCTCCACGGCCTCCTCGCTCGCCTCGAACGTCGGCAAGTGGCTGTCGATCGCGGTGCTCGTCGCCGCGTTCCTCGTCGCGGGCCTGCTCACCTCCTCGGCGGTCTCGCGCCGCGTCCGGGAGTTCGGCACGCTCAAGGCGCTCGGCTGGAAGTCCGGCCGGGTCACCCGGCAGGTCATCGGTGAGGCCGTCGTCAACGGGCTCATCGGCGGCGTCCTCGGCATCGCGGTCGGTCTGGGCGGCGCGTACGTGGTCACCGCGATCAGCCCGACCCTCAGCGCGTCCCTCGGCTCGACCGGCGGCGGAGGCGGTGGTGGCGGCTTCGGCGGCGGGGGCGGCATGGGCGGTCCCGGCGGCGGTGGCCCCGGCGGCCTGCGGCAGTCCGCGGGCAAGACCCTCGACATCGCGCTGACCGCGCCGGTCTCCGGCACCACCATCGCCCTCGCGGTCGGCCTCGCCGTCGCGGGCGGTCTGATCGCCGGCGCGTTCGGCGGCTGGCGGGCCTCGCGCCTTCGCCCGGCGGACGCGCTGCGCCGCGTCGAGTAGCCCACCGGCCGTCCCGACTTCCTCTACGTACCACAGGAGTTGCCCCATGTATCACCTCAGAGGCGTCACCAAGCAGTACCAGCGCGGCAAGGAGCGCATCGACGCGCTCGCCGGAGTGGACCTGACCATCGGCGACGGCGACCGGCTCGTCATCCAGGGCCCCACCGGCGGCGGCAAGTCGACGCTGCTCCAGATGCTCGGCGGGCTCGACCGGCCGACATCGGGCAGCGTCGAGCTCGACGGCACCGACCTGGCCAAGCTGCCCGAGGCCCGGCTCACCAAGGTCCGCGCCGAGTCCATCGGGTTCGTCTTCCAGTCCTTCAACCTCATCCCGACGCTGACCGCGCAGGAGAACGTGGAGACCGCGCTGGTGCCGCTGGGGCTGAAGGTGGCGGAGCGGCGTGAGCGGGCGGGGGCGGCGCTGAAGTCCGTGGGGCTGGGGGAGCGGCTGACCCACCTCCCCTCGGAGATGTCCGGCGGTCAGCAGCAGCGTGTCGCCATCGCCCGGGCGCTGGTGAAGAACCCCAAGGTGCTCC is a genomic window containing:
- a CDS encoding ABC transporter ATP-binding protein codes for the protein MYELRGVTKRYQRGKETVDALRGVDLTVEDGGRLVIQGPTGGGKSTLLQMLGGLDRPTSGSVHLDGTDLAALSEAKLTKVRSEKIGFVFQSFNLIPTLTAQENVETALVPLGLKVAERRERAAEALKSVGLGERLTHLPSEMSGGQQQRVAIARALVKNPKVLLADEPTGNLDESMRDEIMDVLETQWKEHGLTFIMVTHDSAIARKAPRLATIRKGLISVSENVSAA
- a CDS encoding ABC transporter permease yields the protein MFFTYLRRELRRRRKAALVVASGLALGIALVIVVSSVSSGMNKAQDKVLQSLYGLGTDMTVTKAAAAQTGDNGRPNFKFDAREGDSDSDKQSTDRVMVQGFQTLASSTVTEVADQKGVADTVGGLNLQVMKVSGQFTRGQFKQDQSQGQQGQDGPGGRSGGNGQPQGRVEGGGANFAVNSFSVYGTDVTKQNLGPLTTSKITKGRTFKTSETDAKVAVADASYAKEKKLAVGDNVTIHGTKFKVVGVSTADSGDSAANLYIPLKQAQTVADMKNKVTTVYVKATDSQQIDAVKSTISKNISGTTVTTSADLAKTVSGSLSTASSLASNVGKWLSIAVLVAAFLVAGLLTSSAVSRRVREFGTLKALGWKSGRVTRQVIGEAVVNGLIGGVLGIAVGLGGAYVVTAISPTLSASLGSTGGGGGGGGFGGGGGMGGPGGGGPGGLRQSAGKTLDIALTAPVSGTTIALAVGLAVAGGLIAGAFGGWRASRLRPADALRRVE
- a CDS encoding ABC transporter ATP-binding protein translates to MYHLRGVTKQYQRGKERIDALAGVDLTIGDGDRLVIQGPTGGGKSTLLQMLGGLDRPTSGSVELDGTDLAKLPEARLTKVRAESIGFVFQSFNLIPTLTAQENVETALVPLGLKVAERRERAGAALKSVGLGERLTHLPSEMSGGQQQRVAIARALVKNPKVLLADEPTGNLDESMRDEIMDVLETQWKEHGLTFIMVTHDSAIARKAPRLATIRKGLIKITENEKAK